The proteins below come from a single Necator americanus strain Aroian chromosome V, whole genome shotgun sequence genomic window:
- a CDS encoding hypothetical protein (NECATOR_CHRV.G21099.T2), with translation MQAYATAAGSAARIHTIPATTSYSEQEVSCICESLFNEGLQTGRTEQLTHFLWTLPDHLKCLESALKAHALVLFSQQQWKQLYRLLETHKFSPHNHQVLQDLWLRAHYTEAEKTKERELGAVCKYRIRKKNPFPSTIWDGEETNYCFKSKSRNVLRDAYKKQAYPSVEEKKRLAAQTELTVTQVSNWFKNKRQRERAAGTLEKSSAKSESDDGSSGCDSKPNLSLETPFPDMQAFGYTGAAAAYFPPPMTYDPLFNLQNL, from the exons atgcaagcgtacgcgACGGCGGCCGGATCGGCGGCTCGAATTCACACAATCCC CGCCACCACCTCCTATTCCGAACAAGAAGTCTCATGCATCTGCGAGTCGCTGTTCAACGAAGGCCTACAGACCGGACGGACCGAACAACTG ACACATTTCTTGTGGACGTTACCGGATCAtttgaaatgtttggaaaGCGCTCTTAAAGCTCACGCTCTAGTGTTATTTAGTCAACAACAATGGAAACAACTTTACCG GTTGCTGGAAACGCACAAGTTTAGTCCACATAATCATCAAGTACTGCAAGATTTATGGCTGAGGGCTCATTATACAGAG GCCGAGAAAACAAAGGAACGAGAACTCGGTGCGGTATGCAAATACCGTATCCGAAAGAAGAATCCATTCCCGTCAACGATTTGGGACGGAGAGGAAACGAACTACTGCTTTAAG TCGAAATCCCGGAACGTGCTACGGGATGCGTACAAAAAGCAAGCTTATCCATCTGTGGAGGAGAAGAAACGATTGGCAGCTCAGACAGAACTTACCGTAACTCAGGTGTCGAATTGGTTCAAGAATAAGCGTCAACGTGAACGGGCAGCCGGTACTTTAGAGAA AAGTTCCGCTAAGTCCGAAAGCGATGACGGATCAAGTGGATGCGATTCAAAGCCGAATCTTAGCCTAGAAACACCGTTCCCGGATATGCAAGCGTTTGGGTACACAGGAGCGGCGGCCGCGTATTTTCCGCCGCCGATGACCTACGATCCACTATTTAATTTGCAAAATCTGTGA